Part of the Brevibacillus brevis genome is shown below.
AGCAGACAAAAAGAAATTTGGAGAGATGATGGGTGGCAAGTAACTGGCAAACCGTTTGGACGGAGCGGCAGGCTGATCAGGGGCGCAGGTGGGCCGCCCCTGTCACCCTTGAAAAGGCGACAACATGGCTGGTTCTGCTGCCAGTCGCTTTCTTTTTTGTCTATCCGTTGTGGAAGCTCCTGACGCTTAGTGTAGAGACGGAAACGGGACTCGGTTGGGCCCATTTTTCAGAGGTGCTGGCAGATGCCCGTACGTGGGACGCGGTCAGCCATACCATCGTCGCAGCAGGAGCTTCGACTGCCATTGCCGTCCTGCTCGGCGTTACGCTCGCCTGGCTGTGCGCCTATACGGATCTTCGCGGAAAAGGGGCAATCCACTTGTTGGCGCTGCTGCCGCTGCTCATCCCTTCGTACGTCATGACGCTCGCCTGGACACAGATGGCCGGGCCGCAAGGGGTATGGAACCGGGCAGCAAGCTGGCTGGCCGGGACGCCGATGGAGGTGTGGAACGTATACGGACTGGACGGCATCGTCGTGGTGATGGGCTTGACCCATTATCCTCTGGTGTACATGCTGACGCTCTCCGTGCTTTACCGCGTCCCCAAGGAGCTGGAGTGGGCGGCTCGCTCGTCGGGAGCAAGGGCTGGGGATGTGTTTCGAAAAGTGACGCTCCCGCTCGCCTTGCCGGGAATTGCGAGTGGTGGATTGCTCGCGTTCATCTCCGGACTCGACAATTTTGGCATTCCGGCCTTTCTCGGTATACCAGAGAATATTTCTGTACTCAGTACGCTCATATACGAGCAAGTGACCGGATTTGGGCCGAGCGCCTTTTCCCGGGCGGCGGTCTTGTCCATTTTGCTGGGGGTGATTGCGCTGGCAGGCACGGGATTGCAGTGGCTCCTCCTGCGAAAAAGCCGCGTCGATCAGACCAGTGCAGCCGACAAGTCTGTCCGCGTCCCGCTTGGCGGGCGGCGCTGGGCAGTCGAGGCAGCGGTTTGGCTGTTTCTCGTGGTGACGAGCGTGCTCCCGCTCTTGTCGATGGCACAGACGGCATTTCTCCAAGCATACGGCTTGCCGTTTGTTTGGGATAACGTGACGGGAAAGCACTTCGCGTTCGTGCTGTTTGACCACGCAAGCACGAGGGCGGCGATCGTCAACAGCTTGATGCTGGCGGGCTTGTCCGGCCTGGTTTGTCTGGTTGCGGGCACGTGGTTCGCGCAATGGCGCCTGCAGCGCCCGTCGCTTGCGGCCAAGGCGATGGAAGGGGCGGTTTCGCTGCCCTACGCGCTGCCGGGCATGGTCCTCGGGCTGGCGATGATCCTGACCTGGATCCAGCCGCTTCCCGGTTGGCAGCCTGGCCTTTACGGTACCGTCTGGCTGATCTTGATCGCTTATGTGGTCCGTTTTTTCATCTTGCAGGTAAAAAGCAGCACGGTATCGATTATGCAGGTCGGCCGGGAAGTAGAGGAAGCCGCCAAAATCAACGGCGCCCGCTCATGGACGAGGTGGCGGCGAATCTTGCTGCCGCTGTACGCTCCCGGTATGCTGACCGGTCTGTTTCTCGTCTTTTTGACGGCCTTTACGGAGTTGACGATTTCGTCCCTTTTGTGGTCATCGGGCTCCGAGACGATCGGCGTCGTGATTTTCAGCTTTGAGCAGGCAGGCTCCACGACGCTTAGCACCGCCCTGTCCACGCTGATCGTGGCCGCGATTCTCTCGGCCTTGGCTCTGGGCGGCTGGTTGAAGCGATATTGGCAACGGAGGTTGGAAGGATGAACAGTGCATTGGCGACAGGCGTTTCCAAGCGGTTTGGCAATGTTTCCGCCTTGCATCAAGTCGATGTTGCGGTCGGGCAGGGAGAGTTTGTCGCCCTGTTGGGACCGAGCGGCTGCGGCAAGACGACATTGCTGCGTTTGCTGGCAGGCTTTGAAGCCCCGACGGACGGGGAGATCTGGATCAACAATGAGCTGGTGGCCGACAAAGCAAAAAGAAGGCCCCCCGAAGAGCGCCGCATCGGTATGGTGTTTCAGTCGTTTGCTCTTTGGCCGCATCTGACCGTGTACGAAAACGTGGCGTTTCCTTTGCGCCATCAGCAGCATGTGCCGGAGGAATACCGGAAAAATCCCCGGCAAAGAGTGTCGCAGATGCTGGAGATGGTCGGGCTTGCAGGGATGGAGAACCGGTATCCGAGCCAGCTGTCGGGCGGCCAAAAGCAACGCGTCGCCTTGGCGAGGGCGGTGGTGTTCAACCCGGCCCTGCTCTTGATGGACGAGCCGCTGAGCAGCCTGGACGCGGAGCTGCGCATGCAGATGCGCAAAGAGATCTCGCACATCCACCGCGAGCTGGGGACAGCCATTGTCTATGTGACGCACGATCAGTCCGAAGCCCTGGGCATGGCGGACAAGATCGTGGTGATGCGGGACGGCAAGATCGAGCAGGCCGGGACTCCCCAGGAGATTTACTACGCGCCGCAGTCGACGTTTGTCGCCAAATTCGTCGGCCGCGCCAACTTTTTAAAGGGGAGCTGGACCGACAAGCAGACTTTTTTGCTGACAAGCAAAGAGCAAACGGTACCGATCCGCGTAACGCGCGACTGCACGCCGTTTCACGCGCAGTCTCTTCTGCCTGTGCGACCGGAGCAAATCAGGCTTCGGCAATGGCACCGCGATTCTCAGGGCATCACGGGCACAGTCAAGCATGTGCAATTTCAGGGACGGGAGCTGCTCTATTCGATCCAGGCAGGGGAAGAAGAGTGGGAGGTTGTCACTGATATTCGGGAGAGATTTGACTACGGTCAGCAGGTCGCGATTGAAATATGCGTATGAAAAAGGCTCCGCCCTCGATCAGGCGGAGCCTTATGCCTGTTCTCGTATGCGGCCCAGGACAGATCAGGCAAGCATTTTCTCGAGATCCTTGTCCAATACGTACACCTCGATCCTCTCCCCCATTTTGGTGCTGATGTCGCTGTGGCTGGAGAGCACCTTGCATCCCGTATGCTTTTCCACGATTTCCTCGGACTCTTCGCTGTACATTTCGCGCAGCACCTCGCGCATTTCCTTCACAATCCGCCTGCCTTTATCGTGACTGGATAAATGCCGCTCCTCCACAGTGAGTACGCCCTTGAACCGGCAGATGACCATGTCTCCGACGATATACGTTTTCGCTTCCTGCGGTCCCCGGCCGATCAGGTCGCGTTGGAATTTGATAAACGCTTCGCTGATCTCCGCTTCCAGCTTTTTTTTGTTAGAGATGGCCAAACGCCATACCCCCTATTTTATGATTGTGCCTTATATTACTCAGGGGTTACAGGGCTGTCAACCTGAACTCGAAGCGGGAGGGGGGAAAGCGGAGAGGAGAGCGAAAACGCAAGAGAACTCGCGAAATAACACGATCGGATGAGACCTGATAGAGATAATACGCTTACATCGATGAAGAATCCACAAATCGTGCAAAACAGCCAGAAACAGGACATTAACAACCAGTTATGCCGGACGTATAATGAGACTCGTAACCAACAATTGCAAAATCTGGCCAAATTCCGAGGCACTCGGAAACGGAGGACCCAATCAGTAGGGGTTAATTCCGCGATTCGTCGTGGAAGGGATGAGAAACTCTTTCGCCATCCTACCCGTCAGCTAACTTCGTCGGCTAAAGCGAGGGAGGTCTAAGGACCGCCTATTTGGGAGGCCTTTTTTGTTGCCCTGACGGCAAAGAAAGGCTGCGTCCCCTATCATTCTGCCGGTCTTTTTGTTTTGCTCCAAAAAAGAATAAGCTGTTTTCGGAAAAAGGAAACGGGAGACAAAACGCAAAGAGGGCAACAGCTGCCAGCTGGGCGTTCGGTAGACCAATGAGTACTTTTTCTCCGATAACGGATCGTCATGGCCACGGACTTCGGGCGACTGCGTTCGTCTGTTCCGTCTGCCTCCTTTTGGGCGATTCTCGGGGAAATCGTAAGCATTGGTCTATTTTTATGGATTCGGACGGCGGATGGCTTCCGAAAGAGAGCATCCGCACGAGAGGATCGAGGCGAAAGAGGCGCACAGACAGACAGTTTCTCACAGATGGTGAATCGCATGGAGGTGGAATCGCTGCATGGCGGCGCAAGTGAACGGGAGAAGACAAAGAAGAGGAGAGGAATGACATGGACGCGGTTTCCATACTGCTTTTGGCGCTTTCATTCGGTGCTTTTTTCGCTTTCATCAAATTTTGTGACGCCGTGGTGAAGGAGCAGGGAGGGAAAGAACGATGATGTTGTTTTTGCTAATCATGGGAGCGCTGGCCCTGTATTTGTGCCATGCCTTGATCTATCCGGAAAAGTACTGAGTCTATCCGTTTGATTTTTGATACAGGAGTGAAGGGGGAGCTGTCGTGGATTTTCTGCAAATATCGTTGGTGTTGGTCGTATTGATTGCTCTGGCCATACCGATGGGACGCTATCTGGCTGGTGCTTTCTCGCTGGAGGAGACGCGGCTTGACCGCCTTTTCGGCGGAGTGGAACGACTGATCTGCAAAGTGTGCGGCATTCGCACCGCAGACATGAACTGGAAGCAATACGCAACGGCCGTGTTGGTGAGCAACATCGCGATGGTAGCGATCGCGTATCTATTGCTTCGCCTGCAGGGCGTCCTGCCTGCCAATCCGAGCGGGATCGCCGCGATGGAGCCGCTGCTGTCGTTCAACACCGCAGTCAGCTTTTTGACCAACACCAACCTGCAGCATTACAGCGGGGAGAGCGGATTGTCGTATCTCTCGCAAATGATGGTCATCATCTATCTGATGTTTACCACGCCGGCCACAGGCATCGCCGTCGTCATGGCGTTCATGCGCGGACTGACAGGCAAGCGCAGCATCGGCAACTACTACGTGGATTTGATCCGCGCCCACACACGCTTGCTCATCCCGCTTTCGGTCGTCGTCACGCTGCTGCTCGTCGCCCAAGGCGTCCCGCAAACGTTGGAGCCGACTGCGACGGCGGAGACGATCACGGGCGCCCAGCAGGAAATCGCACGGGGACCGGTAGCCTCACTCGTTTCCATCAAGCACCTGGGGACGAACGGCGGCGGATTTTTCGGGGTCAACTCTTCGCATCCGTTTGAAAACCCGACCCCTTTGTCGAATGTCATGGAAATTCTTTCGATGTTTCTCATTCCGGCATCGCTTCCGTTCGCGTTTGGCTTCATGGCGAAAAGCCGAAAGCAAGGCTGGATGATCTTCGGTGCAATGGGCCTACTGTTTCTCGGCTTCCTGGTCCTGGCGTACGTGAGCGAGGCGGATGGCAACCCGGCCTTGGCGCATGCGGGCTTGTCACAGACCATGGGCAGCATGGAGGGCAAAGAGGTGCGCTTCGGGATTGCGCAGAGCGCTCTGTTCACAGCCGTCACGACGGCGGCGACCACGGGGACGGTGAACAACATGCACGACACGCTGACACCTCTCGGCGGACTTGTGCCTATGGGCGAAATGATGCTCAACTGCGTCTTTGGCGGAGACGGCGTGGGTACGGTCAACATCCTGATGTACGCGATCCTGGCTGTGTTTATCGCAGGACTGATGGTGGGCCGCACGCCGGAATTTTTGGGCCGCAAGATCGAGGGCAAGGAAATGAAGCTGATCGCGATTGCGATCCTCGTGCATCCGCTGATCATTTTGGCTCCGACGGCCATCGCATTGGCGAGTGAAACGGGCACGGCCGCGATCTCAAATCCAGGCTTCCACGGCATCTCCCAGGTGCTGTACGAATTCACGTCGTCGGCTGCCAACAACGGCTCCGGCTTCGAAGGACTCGGAGACAACACGCCGTTCTGGAACGTATCGACGGGTCTGGTCATGCTGTTTGGCCGATACGTTTCGATCATCGCGATGCTCGCGGTAGCAGGCTCTCTGATCGCTAAGCGGTCCGTGCCTGAGACGCTGGGAACGCTTCGCACGGACAATGCGATGTTTCTGGTCATCCTGCTCGCGACGGTGTTGATCGTGGGGGCGCTGACATTCTTGCCCGTACTGGTACTGGGGCCGGTCGCCGAGTGGCTGACGATCCGTTAGGAAGCAAGGGGTTGCAAATGAGAGAGGCAAAGGAGAGTTTTCGATGAGCAGAACGCGCACGGTTGCGCTCCCCAAAGATTTGTACCGGCTGGCGTTGGTCCAGTCTTTCAAAAAGCTGGATCCGCGCATCATGATAAAAAACCCGGTGATGTTCGTGGTGGAGGCAGGATTCGTCATCACGTTGCTGCTGACCTTCGTCCCGAGCCTGTTCGGAGGAGGTTCGGACCGGATTTACAACGCGGTGGTCACGCTGATTCTTTTCGTGACGATCTTGTTTGCCAACTTCGCGGAGGCGCTGGCGGAAGGACGGGGAAAGGCCCAGGCCGACAGCTTGAAAAAAACCAAGCAGGATACCCGGGCGCGAAGAGTCGCCAAAGATGGATCGGTGCAAATGGTCAACTCCACCGAGCTGCGTAAAGGGGATGTCGTCCTCGTTGA
Proteins encoded:
- a CDS encoding iron ABC transporter permease, which encodes MASNWQTVWTERQADQGRRWAAPVTLEKATTWLVLLPVAFFFVYPLWKLLTLSVETETGLGWAHFSEVLADARTWDAVSHTIVAAGASTAIAVLLGVTLAWLCAYTDLRGKGAIHLLALLPLLIPSYVMTLAWTQMAGPQGVWNRAASWLAGTPMEVWNVYGLDGIVVVMGLTHYPLVYMLTLSVLYRVPKELEWAARSSGARAGDVFRKVTLPLALPGIASGGLLAFISGLDNFGIPAFLGIPENISVLSTLIYEQVTGFGPSAFSRAAVLSILLGVIALAGTGLQWLLLRKSRVDQTSAADKSVRVPLGGRRWAVEAAVWLFLVVTSVLPLLSMAQTAFLQAYGLPFVWDNVTGKHFAFVLFDHASTRAAIVNSLMLAGLSGLVCLVAGTWFAQWRLQRPSLAAKAMEGAVSLPYALPGMVLGLAMILTWIQPLPGWQPGLYGTVWLILIAYVVRFFILQVKSSTVSIMQVGREVEEAAKINGARSWTRWRRILLPLYAPGMLTGLFLVFLTAFTELTISSLLWSSGSETIGVVIFSFEQAGSTTLSTALSTLIVAAILSALALGGWLKRYWQRRLEG
- a CDS encoding ABC transporter ATP-binding protein; its protein translation is MNSALATGVSKRFGNVSALHQVDVAVGQGEFVALLGPSGCGKTTLLRLLAGFEAPTDGEIWINNELVADKAKRRPPEERRIGMVFQSFALWPHLTVYENVAFPLRHQQHVPEEYRKNPRQRVSQMLEMVGLAGMENRYPSQLSGGQKQRVALARAVVFNPALLLMDEPLSSLDAELRMQMRKEISHIHRELGTAIVYVTHDQSEALGMADKIVVMRDGKIEQAGTPQEIYYAPQSTFVAKFVGRANFLKGSWTDKQTFLLTSKEQTVPIRVTRDCTPFHAQSLLPVRPEQIRLRQWHRDSQGITGTVKHVQFQGRELLYSIQAGEEEWEVVTDIRERFDYGQQVAIEICV
- a CDS encoding DUF2294 domain-containing protein; its protein translation is MAISNKKKLEAEISEAFIKFQRDLIGRGPQEAKTYIVGDMVICRFKGVLTVEERHLSSHDKGRRIVKEMREVLREMYSEESEEIVEKHTGCKVLSSHSDISTKMGERIEVYVLDKDLEKMLA
- the kdpA gene encoding potassium-transporting ATPase subunit KdpA codes for the protein MDFLQISLVLVVLIALAIPMGRYLAGAFSLEETRLDRLFGGVERLICKVCGIRTADMNWKQYATAVLVSNIAMVAIAYLLLRLQGVLPANPSGIAAMEPLLSFNTAVSFLTNTNLQHYSGESGLSYLSQMMVIIYLMFTTPATGIAVVMAFMRGLTGKRSIGNYYVDLIRAHTRLLIPLSVVVTLLLVAQGVPQTLEPTATAETITGAQQEIARGPVASLVSIKHLGTNGGGFFGVNSSHPFENPTPLSNVMEILSMFLIPASLPFAFGFMAKSRKQGWMIFGAMGLLFLGFLVLAYVSEADGNPALAHAGLSQTMGSMEGKEVRFGIAQSALFTAVTTAATTGTVNNMHDTLTPLGGLVPMGEMMLNCVFGGDGVGTVNILMYAILAVFIAGLMVGRTPEFLGRKIEGKEMKLIAIAILVHPLIILAPTAIALASETGTAAISNPGFHGISQVLYEFTSSAANNGSGFEGLGDNTPFWNVSTGLVMLFGRYVSIIAMLAVAGSLIAKRSVPETLGTLRTDNAMFLVILLATVLIVGALTFLPVLVLGPVAEWLTIR